Proteins found in one Anopheles aquasalis chromosome 3, idAnoAquaMG_Q_19, whole genome shotgun sequence genomic segment:
- the LOC126576556 gene encoding uncharacterized protein LOC126576556, with protein MDKKSHNLYMEPERSLYLISLVEQNSCLWDRRNALYRNTYHLADVWERIAEEIGESSNFCIRKRKSLQASYRTNKQKYHKTMVTGSAASSVAKPAWYASAMSFLRDTFDAGSSTDTVYQPQELQQPKSTTTSTSKVPTQDQQELFRPIAGLSQRKYKPPITTTTLQVSFLPSPSAASAAAMAAPPAPAPPTPPRIRAQNLKRRWNELNLTYNEEAMKTVSGLKQLQEQLCGALFKLETEGSKFGTMAAKKLDSYSPLRRKKLILQFEKQLEAEDGNRLFEKHGIRLD; from the exons ATGGATAAGAAATCTCAC aATCTCTACATGGAGCCTGAACGAAGCCTTTACTTAATCAGCCTAGTAGAACAAAATTCCTGCCTGTGGGATAGGCGGAATGCATTGTACCGAAATACGTATCACCTCGCCGATGTGTGGGAGAGAATAGCAGAAGAAATAGGGGAATCTTCCAATTTTTGCATCAGAAAGCGGAAGTCTCTCCAGGCTTCGTATCGGACAAATAAGCAAAAATATCATAAAACCATGGTGACGGGGAGCG CTGCTAGTTCGGTTGCTAAACCGGCATGGTACGCGTCGGCCATGTCGTTTCTGCGGGACACCTTTGACGCGGGGTCCTCAACCGACACG gTTTACCAACCCCAGGAGCTTCAACAACCCAAATCAACGACAACATCTACCTCGAAAGTGCCAACACAAGACCAACAAGAACTCTTCCGACCGATAGCAGGACTATCGCAAAGAAAATACAAGCCACCGATAACTACAACCACTCTGCAagtgtccttccttcct TCTCCATCGGCGGCCTCTGCGGCTGCAATGGCGGCCCCTCCGGCTCCAGCGCCGCCCACTCCACCGCGCATCAGGGCGCAAAACCTGAAGCGCCGATGGAATGAGCTAAACTTAACCTACAATGAGGAGGCAATGAAAACGGTCAGTGGTCTGAAGCAATTGCAGGAACAATTATGTGGAGCTCTGTTTAAGCTCGAAACAGAAGGATCAAAATTCGGGACGATGGCGGCCAAGAAGCTGGACAGCTATTCCCCACTGCGCAGGAAGAAGCTAATTTTGCAATTCGAGAAGCAATTGGAGGCAGAGGATGGGAATCGGCTTTTTGAAAAGCATGGGATCCGCCTAGATTAG